A genomic segment from Legionella quinlivanii encodes:
- the lysS gene encoding lysine--tRNA ligase yields the protein MTEEHLDESTVYQIRKQKLEGLRGEGFQFPNQFRRQYLAANLLLQYENQDKESLAEQSVHVSVAGRIMLRRVMGKASFFHIQDVSGRIQVYIRQNDLPEMYEQFKHWDLGDIVGVKGLLFKTNTGELSVHADSVELLTKSLRPLPDKFHGLADQEMRYRKRYVDLIANEESRRTFLIRSKLITALRQYMDHHDFLEVETPMMHPIPGGALARPFITHHNSLDMQMFLRIAPELYLKRLVVGGFERVYEINRNFRNEGLSTRHNPEFTMIEFYQAYADYNDMMNFTESLLHHLCDVVNGSRQIQYQDSILDFSNPFARLSVREAILKFHPNLNESHLSSIEACRKVLDSLSLPYGQNDGLGKLQMIIFEETVEHLLIQPTFITGYPTEISPLARRNDRDPEVTDRFEFFIGGREIANGFSELNDAEDQAERFRKQVDDKDAGDLEAMHYDHDYIEALEYGMPPTAGEGIGIDRLVMLFTNSPSIRDVILFPHMRSQD from the coding sequence ATGACAGAAGAACATTTAGACGAAAGTACAGTATATCAGATACGTAAACAAAAGCTGGAAGGGTTGCGTGGCGAAGGTTTTCAATTTCCTAACCAATTCCGCCGCCAATACCTGGCTGCCAACTTACTACTGCAATATGAAAATCAGGATAAAGAAAGCCTGGCTGAACAATCGGTTCATGTTTCTGTCGCTGGCCGTATTATGTTGCGCAGAGTAATGGGAAAGGCCAGCTTTTTTCATATTCAGGATGTTTCCGGACGCATACAGGTTTATATTCGACAAAATGATTTACCAGAGATGTACGAGCAATTTAAGCACTGGGATCTGGGTGATATTGTCGGAGTCAAAGGCCTTTTGTTTAAAACAAATACTGGTGAATTATCCGTCCATGCCGACTCTGTCGAATTACTAACCAAGTCACTTCGCCCATTGCCAGATAAATTTCATGGTTTGGCTGATCAGGAAATGCGTTACCGTAAACGTTATGTGGATTTAATCGCTAATGAAGAAAGCCGCCGAACTTTTTTAATCCGCTCGAAGCTCATCACTGCATTGCGGCAATACATGGATCATCATGATTTTCTTGAAGTGGAAACGCCGATGATGCATCCCATTCCTGGCGGTGCTTTAGCCCGGCCGTTCATTACTCATCATAATAGTCTGGACATGCAGATGTTTCTGCGCATTGCTCCGGAACTTTATTTGAAGCGCCTGGTTGTCGGTGGATTTGAAAGGGTATATGAAATTAACCGAAACTTTCGTAATGAAGGACTGTCGACACGGCATAATCCTGAATTTACAATGATTGAGTTTTATCAGGCTTATGCCGATTACAATGACATGATGAATTTCACCGAAAGCCTGCTTCATCACCTTTGCGATGTGGTGAATGGTTCGCGGCAAATTCAATATCAGGACAGCATTCTTGATTTTTCCAATCCTTTTGCAAGACTCTCTGTGCGGGAAGCGATACTGAAGTTCCATCCCAATCTCAATGAAAGCCATCTCTCTTCCATTGAAGCCTGCCGTAAGGTACTCGATAGCCTTTCACTGCCCTATGGCCAGAATGACGGGCTTGGTAAATTGCAGATGATAATTTTTGAAGAAACTGTTGAACATCTTTTGATTCAACCAACCTTTATCACCGGCTATCCGACAGAGATTTCGCCTTTGGCGAGAAGGAATGATCGCGATCCTGAAGTAACAGACCGTTTTGAATTCTTTATTGGCGGGCGCGAAATAGCGAATGGATTCTCAGAGTTAAATGACGCAGAAGATCAGGCAGAACGTTTCCGCAAGCAGGTTGATGATAAAGATGCCGGCGATTTGGAAGCGATGCATTACGATCACGATTATATCGAAGCCCTGGAATATGGAATGCCTCCAACGGCAGGGGAGGGAATTGGAATTGACCGTCTGGTGATGTTATTTACTAATTCTCCTTCAATCCGGGATGTGATTCTGTTTCCGCACATGAGATCTCAGGATTAG
- a CDS encoding class I SAM-dependent methyltransferase: protein MSLKAMYNQISGHYATADKFGSLSLSHHEAIAQIKKAHLGQRPHYKVLDLGVGNGAFLKQLKQYMPEADFTGIDISSEMLKEASQTLDLTAIEGSATEASRFLPQHSQDLVLAHFVNAYIPIHTLFNEANQLTRANGHFSLITTTYESFPIAQQQLAQFIAEDSLISTVVGHYYKAMVKNTTVASGLDELKHVFDQHHFKIEQHKRLAIPITLNNIDELATFGIEGTWFLNSISIRMLPKNFLIQRLKRLFSKIFTFPYHDTHIIDVILAKK from the coding sequence ATGTCCTTGAAGGCCATGTATAATCAAATTTCAGGTCATTACGCTACTGCTGACAAATTTGGCTCACTCAGCCTCAGTCATCATGAAGCGATTGCGCAGATAAAAAAAGCACACTTGGGTCAACGCCCTCACTACAAAGTTTTGGACCTTGGAGTCGGAAACGGTGCTTTTCTTAAGCAACTAAAGCAATATATGCCTGAAGCTGATTTCACAGGAATTGATATTTCTTCTGAAATGCTCAAAGAAGCCAGTCAAACCCTGGACTTGACGGCTATTGAAGGAAGCGCTACTGAAGCCAGTCGTTTTTTGCCGCAGCATTCACAAGATCTCGTTCTGGCTCATTTCGTGAACGCCTACATTCCCATTCATACCTTATTCAATGAAGCAAATCAATTAACACGAGCTAATGGCCATTTTTCACTGATTACCACCACTTATGAGTCATTTCCTATCGCCCAGCAACAACTCGCTCAATTCATTGCAGAAGATAGCCTGATTAGTACTGTCGTGGGACATTATTATAAAGCAATGGTAAAAAACACTACAGTCGCTTCAGGGCTTGATGAATTGAAACATGTTTTCGATCAGCATCATTTCAAAATTGAACAACACAAACGCCTCGCCATCCCTATTACATTAAATAACATTGATGAACTGGCAACCTTTGGTATCGAAGGAACCTGGTTTTTAAACAGCATCTCTATCCGCATGCTGCCCAAGAACTTTCTCATCCAGCGATTAAAGCGCCTGTTCAGCAAAATATTCACCTTTCCCTATCATGATACTCATATCATTGATGTCATTTTGGCAAAGAAATAA
- a CDS encoding MraY family glycosyltransferase — translation MQLLDIPNDRSSHKNPTPRGGGLAFVLIFTSLIAFLAQTSLISMPFAVATSGAGLFVALLGFIDDRGHLSPKIRFSGHFLASAFVLYCFGNFPSIQIGSWLISSGWILNGIGLFYLAWVLNLFNFMDGIDGLAASETIFACIAAASLYWLLGYSLEILPLIGLAATVSGFLIWNFPPARIFMGDVGSGFLGIVVGAFSIHAAFLSPSLFWSWLILLGVFVVDSTTTLIQRALSGERVWEAHCTHAYQHASRHYGGHCPVTLGVTVINITWLLPWAFISGFNWVSGFICCLIAYLPLIFLAFLFNAGKSPRIGSAKSAC, via the coding sequence GTGCAGCTCCTGGATATTCCAAATGATAGAAGCTCGCATAAAAACCCGACTCCAAGAGGCGGGGGCCTGGCTTTTGTACTCATATTTACCAGCCTCATTGCATTCCTCGCTCAGACTAGTCTGATTTCGATGCCTTTTGCCGTCGCAACTTCAGGAGCAGGATTATTTGTGGCTTTATTGGGATTTATTGATGATAGAGGGCATTTATCGCCAAAAATACGTTTTTCAGGTCATTTTCTGGCTAGTGCTTTTGTTTTGTATTGTTTTGGCAATTTTCCTTCAATACAGATTGGCAGCTGGTTAATTTCCTCCGGCTGGATTTTGAATGGCATCGGATTATTTTATCTGGCCTGGGTATTAAATCTGTTTAATTTTATGGATGGTATCGATGGTTTAGCTGCTTCAGAAACTATTTTCGCCTGCATAGCGGCTGCCTCTTTGTACTGGCTTCTGGGTTATTCACTAGAAATTTTGCCGCTTATCGGGCTTGCAGCCACAGTATCCGGCTTTTTAATTTGGAATTTTCCGCCGGCCCGTATTTTTATGGGGGATGTAGGAAGCGGGTTTCTTGGAATAGTGGTCGGGGCCTTTAGCATTCATGCCGCATTTTTATCGCCATCACTTTTCTGGAGCTGGTTAATTTTGCTTGGGGTATTTGTTGTAGACTCAACGACCACACTGATTCAGCGAGCTCTAAGCGGAGAACGCGTCTGGGAAGCCCACTGTACCCATGCTTATCAACATGCTTCCCGACATTATGGCGGCCATTGCCCTGTGACTTTAGGTGTAACGGTCATTAATATAACCTGGCTGTTACCTTGGGCCTTCATTTCAGGTTTCAACTGGGTGAGTGGATTTATTTGCTGTCTCATCGCTTATTTGCCGCTTATTTTTCTGGCTTTTTTGTTTAATGCGGGGAAGTCTCCAAGAATTGGTTCAGCGAAATCAGCTTGTTAA
- the tilS gene encoding tRNA lysidine(34) synthetase TilS has product MISLDFDCISSLLEPFDKLYAGFSGGLDSTVLLYALAKKPQLKAKLTAVHVHHGLSPNADSWKLHCEQFCLRHDIPLIVYHVQLNTSSNIEKAAREKRYELFSSLSGSNTCILLGHHRDDQAETLLLQLFRGAGIEGLSAMPAWRSLGKGLLFRPLLDYTRAQIELYAINHKLSWVDDESNQETHFSRNYLRHSILPLIRVRWPGVEDNLIRTATHCQQAQHLLDQLALSDCPKLHEPSLVLDCADLLDLDNDRLNNIIRYWLRQNQVLMPDALTFNRIIPELLLSREDATPLVSWGECVLRRYRKALHLMINKPTIKLSALLWGNFPEPLVIDSISIAAKSFNTGVRVLPGDVIEIRFRQGGERMKIHGHSKMLKKLFQEWGVPQWQRDRVPLLYINQELAMVVGYAISDSFFQNDLPFTFKIEGRVI; this is encoded by the coding sequence GTGATTAGCCTGGATTTCGATTGCATCAGCTCCCTGCTTGAACCCTTTGACAAGCTATATGCAGGGTTCAGCGGCGGGCTGGATTCAACCGTATTACTTTATGCTTTAGCAAAAAAACCTCAACTTAAAGCAAAGTTAACTGCTGTTCATGTTCATCATGGATTAAGTCCTAATGCCGATTCATGGAAGCTGCATTGCGAACAATTCTGCCTGCGGCATGATATTCCACTGATTGTATATCACGTGCAGTTGAATACCTCATCCAATATTGAAAAAGCAGCTCGCGAAAAACGTTATGAACTTTTTTCCTCTTTATCCGGGAGCAATACCTGCATTTTGCTGGGGCATCACCGCGATGATCAGGCCGAGACGCTTCTTTTACAATTATTTCGCGGAGCAGGAATTGAGGGGCTGTCTGCCATGCCAGCCTGGCGCTCTTTAGGCAAGGGATTACTGTTCAGGCCTTTACTGGATTATACTCGAGCACAGATTGAGCTTTATGCAATAAATCACAAGCTGAGTTGGGTGGATGATGAAAGCAATCAGGAAACGCATTTTTCAAGAAATTATCTGCGCCATAGTATTTTGCCCTTAATCAGAGTACGATGGCCTGGAGTAGAGGATAATTTAATTCGCACGGCTACGCATTGTCAGCAGGCTCAACACTTGCTGGATCAATTAGCATTAAGCGATTGCCCTAAACTGCATGAGCCCTCCCTTGTGCTGGACTGTGCCGATCTTCTCGATCTTGATAACGATCGGCTGAATAATATCATTCGCTATTGGCTTAGACAGAATCAGGTCCTAATGCCGGATGCTCTGACATTTAATCGAATTATTCCGGAATTATTATTAAGCCGTGAGGATGCGACCCCATTAGTCAGTTGGGGAGAGTGTGTCCTGCGTCGCTACAGGAAAGCGCTCCATTTAATGATAAATAAACCGACAATAAAATTGTCAGCACTTCTCTGGGGTAATTTTCCTGAACCATTGGTAATTGATTCAATCTCGATTGCTGCCAAGTCTTTTAATACGGGGGTTCGTGTATTGCCAGGTGATGTCATAGAAATCAGATTCCGCCAAGGCGGTGAACGAATGAAAATTCATGGTCACTCGAAAATGCTTAAAAAATTATTTCAGGAATGGGGAGTCCCCCAATGGCAAAGGGATAGGGTTCCTTTATTGTATATTAATCAGGAGCTGGCAATGGTTGTCGGATATGCTATCTCGGATTCTTTTTTTCAGAACGATTTACCATTTACGTTTAAAATTGAGGGCCGCGTTATTTAA
- a CDS encoding 4'-phosphopantetheinyl transferase family protein: MSEFQIKPMSLKDCSLQESRIDIWEFPLSSYPENSLHLLDDTELERARRFLFEKHRRRFIASHAALRLILARYLRIPADQIEFIKGNYGKPAVRHFTEIEFNLSHSGEVGLLGIGSKHPLGIDIEQFSARSLKGLANYAFSPEEVQEFNRVPKLLQVLTFFKIWAKKEAFIKASGLGLHYPTQSFSVPVFKDQAEIFDSLHQKNWLMRSCMPHPGYAAALCYEPAIETLRGLKLEKLEWLLNEKF, translated from the coding sequence ATGAGTGAATTCCAGATTAAACCGATGTCATTAAAGGATTGTTCTCTTCAGGAATCCAGAATAGATATCTGGGAATTTCCTCTGTCCAGCTATCCGGAAAATAGCTTACACCTTTTAGACGACACGGAGCTTGAACGAGCAAGGCGCTTTCTGTTCGAAAAACATCGCCGACGCTTCATTGCCTCCCACGCAGCGCTGCGTCTTATTCTAGCGCGCTATCTGCGAATTCCTGCGGACCAAATCGAGTTTATAAAAGGAAATTATGGAAAACCGGCAGTCAGACATTTCACAGAAATTGAGTTTAATCTCAGTCATTCGGGTGAAGTCGGATTATTGGGAATAGGCAGCAAACACCCGTTGGGAATTGATATTGAACAATTCTCTGCCCGATCATTAAAGGGACTGGCTAATTACGCATTTTCCCCTGAGGAGGTTCAGGAATTTAATCGGGTACCTAAGTTACTGCAAGTCCTTACTTTTTTTAAAATATGGGCTAAAAAAGAAGCATTTATCAAGGCTTCGGGTCTTGGACTCCATTACCCCACTCAGAGTTTCTCTGTTCCTGTATTTAAAGATCAAGCTGAAATTTTCGATTCGCTGCATCAGAAAAACTGGCTAATGAGATCCTGCATGCCTCATCCAGGGTATGCTGCAGCGCTTTGCTATGAACCCGCTATTGAAACACTGCGCGGGCTGAAATTGGAAAAACTGGAATGGCTATTAAATGAGAAGTTCTGA
- the csrA gene encoding carbon storage regulator CsrA: MLILTRRIGETLIIGDDVNITVLGVKGNQVRLGINAPKDVSVHREEIYLRIQQEKESTDSSEEAV; encoded by the coding sequence ATGTTAATATTAACTCGCCGTATTGGTGAAACTCTAATCATTGGTGATGATGTAAATATCACTGTTCTTGGCGTGAAAGGTAACCAGGTCAGACTGGGAATCAATGCTCCTAAAGATGTTTCCGTTCATCGTGAAGAAATTTATTTACGCATCCAGCAAGAAAAAGAGTCAACCGATAGTAGTGAAGAAGCTGTATAA
- a CDS encoding acetyl-CoA carboxylase carboxyltransferase subunit alpha, whose amino-acid sequence MSRQFLDFEQPIEELNQKIQALRMVGDTEINLSEEITRLESKCEELMAGIFSNLEPWQIAQLARHPLRPQTTDYIEHIFTDFQELHGDRHYSCAPAIIGGLARLNGEPVMVLGHQKGKRTKEKVYRNFGMARPEEYRKALRLMKMAEKFNLPVFTFIDTAGAYPGIGAEERNQSEAIARNLLEMAKLKTPVICTVTGEAGSGGALAIGVGDRVLMLQFGIYSVISPEGCASILWKDAAKASEAARAMGITAERIYELGLIDQVIKEPLGGAHRNLEAMTGRLKSILVEELEHLKKIPLKTLLEERYNKFMAMGACD is encoded by the coding sequence ATGAGTCGACAATTTTTGGATTTCGAGCAGCCCATCGAAGAATTGAACCAAAAGATTCAGGCACTGCGCATGGTCGGTGATACTGAAATCAATTTAAGCGAAGAAATCACGCGCCTTGAAAGCAAGTGTGAAGAGCTAATGGCGGGTATTTTCTCTAATCTGGAGCCTTGGCAAATCGCTCAACTGGCCAGGCATCCTCTCAGGCCGCAAACTACGGATTATATCGAACATATATTTACTGACTTTCAGGAACTTCATGGGGATCGTCACTATTCATGCGCCCCCGCAATCATAGGCGGCCTGGCTCGTTTAAATGGTGAGCCCGTTATGGTATTAGGACATCAGAAAGGAAAGCGAACCAAGGAAAAAGTATACCGTAATTTTGGAATGGCGCGTCCTGAGGAATATCGTAAAGCCTTGCGGCTAATGAAAATGGCCGAGAAATTTAATCTGCCTGTTTTCACATTTATTGATACTGCAGGAGCTTATCCGGGTATTGGAGCAGAGGAGCGCAATCAATCGGAAGCGATTGCCAGAAATCTTTTGGAAATGGCGAAGCTGAAAACCCCCGTTATTTGTACAGTAACGGGTGAAGCGGGTTCGGGTGGCGCCCTGGCAATTGGAGTGGGCGATCGGGTGCTAATGCTGCAATTTGGTATTTACTCGGTAATTTCACCAGAAGGCTGTGCATCCATCCTGTGGAAAGATGCGGCTAAAGCCAGTGAAGCAGCAAGGGCAATGGGAATCACTGCTGAGCGCATTTATGAACTGGGCTTAATTGATCAGGTTATCAAAGAACCACTTGGGGGAGCTCATCGTAATCTCGAGGCGATGACAGGCCGACTTAAAAGTATTCTGGTTGAAGAGCTTGAACACTTAAAAAAAATCCCTCTTAAAACCCTTCTGGAGGAACGTTACAACAAATTCATGGCAATGGGAGCCTGTGATTAG
- a CDS encoding biotin--[acetyl-CoA-carboxylase] ligase, which produces MRSSDIKTFTTIQRQILHLLADGSCQSGEYLAQQFGVSRTAIWKQIHQLTLLGLSIESLPKQGYRLLKPFIPLDKEIILSQLPGHLKNETTVYQFSEIDSSNRFLKDLPIQKNLTICCTEKQTHGRGRFGRSWASPFGENIYLSVRWEMYESLSRLSGLSLAVSLAVVRALHNVGVQNDIQIKWPNDLIWQGKKLGGILIEMIAESHSSASVIIGIGINVNTDPNESDLSNNPWCSLLEIGGQYWDRNRLIAEIVSILDQDIERFLKNGFSSFLPVWNQHDYLRGKTITVQQFNSRITGKACGIDPYGQLCLRDNEGLVHYLSSGDTSLSGF; this is translated from the coding sequence ATGAGAAGTTCTGATATAAAAACGTTTACCACCATACAGCGGCAAATTCTGCATTTACTTGCTGATGGAAGCTGCCAGAGCGGCGAATACCTGGCTCAACAGTTTGGTGTATCAAGAACTGCCATCTGGAAACAAATTCATCAGTTGACTCTATTAGGACTCTCAATTGAATCCCTTCCAAAGCAGGGATATCGCTTGCTAAAGCCCTTTATTCCTCTTGATAAAGAAATAATTTTAAGCCAGCTTCCCGGACATTTAAAAAATGAAACCACTGTCTATCAATTTAGTGAAATTGACTCAAGCAATCGTTTTTTAAAAGATCTGCCTATACAAAAAAATCTGACTATTTGCTGTACTGAAAAACAGACACATGGGCGCGGACGTTTTGGACGCTCCTGGGCCTCCCCTTTCGGAGAAAATATTTATTTATCGGTTCGCTGGGAAATGTATGAATCGCTTTCCCGCTTATCAGGCCTAAGTCTTGCTGTCAGCCTCGCAGTAGTTCGTGCACTGCACAATGTCGGTGTTCAGAATGATATACAGATAAAATGGCCGAATGATTTAATATGGCAAGGTAAAAAACTCGGCGGTATTCTTATTGAAATGATTGCCGAATCTCACAGCAGCGCATCGGTTATCATCGGTATTGGAATTAATGTGAATACAGACCCAAACGAGAGTGACTTATCAAATAATCCCTGGTGCTCCCTGCTGGAAATTGGCGGCCAATATTGGGACAGAAACCGATTGATCGCAGAAATTGTAAGCATTCTGGATCAGGATATTGAGCGCTTTTTAAAAAATGGGTTTTCCAGCTTTTTGCCCGTATGGAATCAACACGATTATTTACGCGGAAAAACTATCACTGTGCAGCAATTCAATTCACGGATTACGGGGAAAGCCTGCGGCATTGATCCTTATGGGCAATTGTGTTTGCGCGACAATGAGGGCCTGGTACATTATTTATCGTCTGGAGATACGAGCTTGAGTGGTTTTTAA
- the pgi gene encoding glucose-6-phosphate isomerase: MTHLTQMDSWNALKSHSTQLQSHSILDIKQSLRTSKASFNYSACKLDIDFTNQKIIPETLGLLIELAEERELSKKVHALFNGVCVNFTENRPALHTALRQMDNKPLVINGKDIMTEIFAARAQMDEIAEKIRNGNWLGYTGKPITDIVNIGIGGSDLGPRLCISALDCWRHPDLNFHFVTSVDPYDFNYTVKSLDPETTLFLISSKSFTTRETLQNAKKAVSWLGLNALNERHFIAITANGEAARRMGFKTVLPIWDWVGGRYSLCSAINLITMIAIGYENFSQILLGAHHMDQHYLQSELSQNIPALLGLIGVWNNNFLATHNFLMLTYAQQLEHFVPYIQQLDMESNGKSTDSKGEFVNYATGPMVWGGLGNQAQHSYFQLLCQGTHQIAGDCIGVKSYNEETINHFLYEKLRILSDGIPNNQHLNKMINGNIPLNLITLDEVSPYTLGALISLYEHKIYTQSVIWDINPFDQPGVESAKQTFSRNKELAKEISIL; the protein is encoded by the coding sequence ATGACGCACTTAACTCAAATGGATAGCTGGAACGCGCTTAAATCACATAGTACACAATTACAATCACATTCAATTCTTGACATCAAACAAAGTCTCAGAACAAGCAAGGCTTCTTTTAATTATTCAGCATGCAAACTCGATATCGATTTTACAAATCAGAAAATTATACCAGAAACTCTAGGCTTATTAATTGAATTAGCAGAAGAACGTGAATTATCGAAGAAAGTTCATGCACTTTTTAATGGAGTCTGCGTAAATTTCACTGAAAACCGCCCCGCATTACACACCGCACTTCGGCAAATGGATAATAAACCTTTAGTCATTAATGGAAAAGATATAATGACTGAAATATTTGCCGCAAGAGCCCAGATGGATGAAATTGCTGAAAAAATACGCAACGGTAACTGGCTGGGCTATACGGGAAAACCGATTACAGATATCGTCAATATTGGTATTGGCGGTTCAGATTTAGGACCCCGGCTTTGTATTTCTGCCCTTGATTGCTGGCGCCATCCGGATTTAAATTTCCATTTTGTTACCAGCGTTGACCCTTATGATTTTAACTACACGGTTAAATCCCTGGACCCCGAAACGACTCTGTTCTTAATTTCCTCTAAATCATTCACCACGCGGGAAACATTGCAGAACGCGAAAAAAGCCGTAAGCTGGCTTGGCTTAAATGCACTCAATGAGCGGCATTTTATAGCGATAACCGCCAATGGCGAAGCGGCACGCAGGATGGGGTTTAAAACGGTGCTGCCTATATGGGATTGGGTTGGCGGACGATACTCTCTGTGCTCCGCGATTAATCTGATAACTATGATTGCAATTGGCTATGAAAATTTTTCCCAGATTCTTCTGGGTGCTCACCATATGGATCAGCATTATTTGCAAAGTGAATTGTCTCAAAATATTCCGGCTTTGCTGGGACTTATTGGAGTGTGGAATAATAATTTTCTCGCGACCCATAATTTTCTGATGCTGACCTATGCTCAGCAGCTGGAACACTTTGTTCCTTATATTCAACAGCTGGATATGGAAAGCAATGGAAAATCCACTGATAGTAAGGGAGAGTTTGTAAATTACGCCACCGGCCCTATGGTCTGGGGGGGGCTTGGAAACCAGGCACAACATAGCTATTTTCAACTGCTATGCCAGGGAACTCATCAGATTGCAGGCGATTGCATAGGAGTGAAATCGTATAACGAAGAAACCATCAATCATTTTCTCTATGAAAAACTGCGAATTCTTAGTGATGGAATTCCCAATAACCAGCATCTGAATAAAATGATTAACGGCAATATTCCGCTTAACCTGATTACTTTAGATGAGGTGAGTCCTTATACTTTGGGCGCTCTTATCTCCCTGTACGAACATAAAATTTACACTCAGAGCGTCATTTGGGATATTAATCCCTTTGATCAGCCTGGGGTGGAAAGTGCCAAACAGACGTTTAGCAGGAATAAAGAATTGGCAAAAGAGATCTCTATTTTATAA
- a CDS encoding L-serine ammonia-lyase has protein sequence MSISLFDLFSIGIGPSSSHTVGPMSAANEFLKRLDEKKLFGDTERVLIELYGSLALTGKGHGTDKAILNGLEGKTPEGVVPETMVPRMREIISSQRLNLAGIKEINFNDTSDFLFLQKELLPRHSNGMRFTAFGTEGAVLYSQVYYSIGGGFISTEEEFDNTSSDVTPVPYPFDNAFELLTLCRENHLSIAELMMVNELTWRDKHAVHEGILAIAKVMNECIENGCRHPGVLPGGLQLKRRAPELYQKLIKHQGIPSVFEQSDIMNRLNLYAMAVNEENAAGGRIVTAPTNGAAGIIPAVLRYFQEAHTKLSKEDIYTYFLTAAAVGILYKKGASISGAEVGCQGEVGVASSMAAAGITAVLGGTLEQIENAAEIAMEHHLGMTCDPVLGLVQIPCIERNAMGAVKAVNASRMALIGDGQHQISLDKVIKTMKQTGMDMQTIYKETSMGGLAVSLPEC, from the coding sequence ATGAGTATCAGCCTTTTTGACTTATTTTCCATTGGAATTGGTCCCTCCAGTTCCCATACTGTCGGCCCTATGTCCGCTGCGAATGAATTTCTTAAGCGACTCGATGAAAAGAAGTTGTTTGGCGACACTGAGCGCGTTCTTATCGAACTCTATGGCTCTCTGGCCCTGACAGGCAAAGGTCATGGCACGGACAAAGCCATTTTAAATGGACTGGAAGGGAAAACTCCTGAGGGTGTGGTGCCGGAAACAATGGTTCCGCGCATGCGTGAGATTATTAGCTCTCAACGGCTTAATCTGGCGGGAATCAAGGAAATTAATTTTAACGATACCAGTGATTTCCTTTTTCTACAGAAAGAATTGCTGCCTCGACACAGTAATGGAATGCGTTTTACAGCCTTTGGAACTGAGGGTGCTGTGCTTTACAGTCAGGTTTATTATTCAATCGGCGGAGGCTTCATCAGCACTGAAGAGGAGTTTGATAATACAAGCTCTGATGTAACCCCGGTCCCCTACCCCTTTGATAATGCCTTTGAGTTGTTAACTCTTTGCCGGGAAAATCACTTGTCTATTGCCGAACTGATGATGGTGAATGAGCTTACCTGGCGTGACAAACATGCGGTTCACGAAGGTATCCTCGCAATAGCCAAGGTTATGAATGAGTGCATAGAAAATGGCTGCCGCCATCCCGGTGTTCTCCCCGGGGGATTGCAATTAAAGCGTCGAGCGCCAGAGCTTTACCAGAAGTTAATCAAACACCAGGGAATTCCCAGTGTTTTTGAGCAATCTGACATTATGAACCGTCTCAATCTTTATGCGATGGCGGTTAATGAAGAAAATGCGGCGGGCGGGCGTATTGTTACCGCCCCCACTAATGGTGCAGCGGGGATTATACCTGCGGTATTGCGTTATTTTCAGGAAGCACACACTAAACTGAGCAAGGAAGATATTTATACTTATTTCCTGACCGCAGCTGCTGTCGGTATTCTTTACAAAAAAGGAGCATCCATCTCTGGGGCCGAGGTAGGATGCCAGGGCGAAGTGGGAGTTGCTTCTTCTATGGCGGCCGCTGGTATTACTGCAGTATTAGGCGGCACCCTGGAACAAATTGAAAATGCGGCTGAAATCGCAATGGAACACCACTTGGGAATGACCTGCGATCCCGTTCTCGGTCTGGTCCAGATTCCTTGTATTGAGCGCAACGCAATGGGAGCCGTAAAAGCAGTTAATGCGTCCCGCATGGCCTTAATTGGTGATGGCCAGCATCAGATTTCACTCGACAAGGTTATCAAAACCATGAAGCAAACCGGTATGGATATGCAAACTATCTATAAGGAAACCTCAATGGGCGGTTTGGCTGTAAGCCTTCCTGAGTGCTAA